In the genome of Shewanella glacialimarina, one region contains:
- the purH gene encoding bifunctional phosphoribosylaminoimidazolecarboxamide formyltransferase/IMP cyclohydrolase: protein MNTVRPIRRALLSVSDKTGILEFAQALHAQGVELLSTGGTAKLLADNNIPVMEVSDYTGHPEIMDGRVKTLHPKVHGGILARRGIDEIVMEQNGIQPIDLVAVNLYPFAETVAKAGCTLADAVENIDIGGPTMVRSTAKNHKDTTIVVNAKDYARVIAEMQANNGSTTLETRFDLAIAAFEHTAAYDGMIANYFGTMVPAHSKDECHEDSSFPRTFNTQLIKKQDLRYGENSHQKAAFYVDTHIDEASVASATQLQGKALSYNNIADTDAALECVKEFEGPACVIVKHANPCGVALGSTILEAYERAFKTDPTSAFGGIIAFNQELDADTAKAIVDRQFVEVIIAPKVSQAARDIVAAKANVRLLECGEWNTKTTTQDFKRVNGGLLVQDRDQGMVNVEDVKVVSKRQPTAEQLTDLMFCWKVAKFVKSNAIVYAKDGMTIGVGAGQMSRVYSAKVAGIKAADEGLVVEGSVMASDAFFPFRDGIDAAAAAGISCIIQPGGSIRDEEIIAAADEHNIAMVFTGMRHFRH from the coding sequence ATGAATACTGTCAGACCAATTCGTCGCGCGCTACTAAGCGTTTCAGATAAAACTGGAATCCTTGAATTTGCACAAGCTTTGCATGCCCAAGGTGTTGAACTGTTATCTACCGGTGGCACAGCAAAATTGCTGGCCGATAACAATATCCCTGTCATGGAAGTTTCTGATTACACAGGTCACCCTGAGATCATGGATGGTCGTGTCAAAACATTGCATCCTAAAGTGCATGGCGGCATTTTAGCTCGTCGTGGTATTGATGAGATCGTGATGGAACAAAACGGTATCCAGCCTATCGATTTAGTCGCCGTAAATCTGTATCCATTTGCTGAAACAGTAGCAAAAGCAGGTTGTACATTGGCTGATGCAGTTGAAAACATCGATATCGGCGGCCCAACAATGGTGCGCTCTACGGCTAAAAACCACAAAGATACTACCATAGTGGTTAACGCTAAAGATTACGCTCGCGTGATTGCTGAAATGCAAGCTAACAATGGTAGCACTACGCTTGAAACCCGTTTTGACCTAGCCATAGCCGCATTTGAACACACAGCTGCATACGATGGCATGATAGCTAACTACTTCGGCACTATGGTGCCTGCTCATAGCAAAGATGAGTGCCATGAAGATTCAAGCTTCCCACGTACATTCAACACTCAGTTGATCAAAAAACAAGACTTACGCTACGGTGAAAACAGTCATCAAAAAGCGGCGTTTTATGTGGATACGCACATTGATGAAGCATCTGTTGCCAGTGCAACTCAACTTCAAGGTAAGGCATTATCTTATAACAACATCGCCGATACTGACGCAGCACTTGAATGTGTAAAAGAATTTGAAGGCCCTGCATGTGTGATTGTTAAGCATGCTAATCCTTGTGGTGTAGCATTAGGTAGTACTATTTTAGAAGCTTACGAGCGCGCATTCAAAACAGATCCAACCTCTGCCTTTGGTGGCATAATTGCCTTTAACCAGGAATTAGATGCAGACACGGCCAAAGCAATTGTTGACCGTCAATTTGTTGAAGTGATTATTGCACCTAAAGTCAGCCAGGCTGCACGTGACATTGTTGCTGCTAAAGCTAACGTACGTTTATTAGAATGTGGTGAGTGGAACACTAAAACCACCACTCAAGACTTTAAGCGTGTTAATGGTGGTTTATTGGTTCAAGACCGCGACCAGGGCATGGTCAATGTTGAAGACGTTAAAGTGGTATCAAAACGTCAACCAACGGCTGAGCAATTAACTGACTTAATGTTCTGCTGGAAAGTGGCTAAGTTTGTCAAATCAAATGCGATTGTTTATGCCAAAGATGGCATGACAATCGGTGTTGGCGCAGGTCAAATGAGCCGCGTTTACTCAGCTAAAGTTGCCGGCATTAAAGCTGCTGATGAAGGTTTAGTGGTTGAAGGTTCTGTAATGGCATCTGATGCATTTTTCCCATTCCGCGATGGTATCGACGCTGCAGCTGCTGCAGGTATCAGCTGTATTATTCAACCGGGTGGTTCAATTCGCGATGAAGAAATTATTGCCGCTGCGGATGAACACAATATCGCCATGGTATTTACTGGCATGCGTCACTTCCGCCATTAA
- the purD gene encoding phosphoribosylamine--glycine ligase, producing the protein MQVLVIGGGGREHALAWKAAQSAQVEKVFVAPGNAGTSLEPKLENVAIKVEAISELVKFAQDNKIELTIVGPEVPLSLGVVDAFNAAGLPIFGPTQGAAQLESSKAFTKDFLARHNIPTADYSNFTEIEPAKAYAAELTAKTGFPVVIKADGLAAGKGVIIAASQVEADAAIDDMLSGNKFGEAGSRVVIEEFLKGEEASFIVMVDGKNILAMATSQDHKARDNGDYGPNTGGMGAYSPAPVVTQAVHDWTIANVIRPTVDGMAAEGNVYTGFLYAGLMISPDGSAKVLEYNCRFGDPETQPIMMRLQSDIVELCLAATRGELDKVTAEFDSRPAVGVVLAAGGYPDAYRKHDVIDGLSLGDNNAKVFHAGTEMKDGHVVTNGGRVLCATALGNTVTEAQKAAYALVDTIHWDDVYFRTDIAYRAIAREQGKA; encoded by the coding sequence ATGCAAGTACTTGTAATTGGTGGCGGCGGTCGTGAACATGCTCTAGCTTGGAAAGCGGCTCAGTCTGCTCAAGTTGAAAAAGTTTTTGTTGCGCCAGGTAATGCGGGCACATCACTAGAGCCAAAACTAGAAAACGTAGCAATCAAGGTTGAGGCCATTTCAGAGTTAGTGAAATTTGCCCAGGACAACAAGATTGAACTCACCATTGTTGGCCCAGAAGTGCCTTTATCATTAGGTGTGGTTGATGCGTTTAACGCTGCCGGTTTACCTATATTTGGCCCAACACAGGGTGCTGCTCAGCTTGAGTCATCAAAAGCCTTTACTAAAGACTTTTTAGCGCGTCATAACATTCCAACAGCTGATTATTCAAACTTCACTGAAATTGAGCCAGCCAAAGCTTACGCGGCAGAGTTAACCGCTAAAACAGGTTTCCCTGTGGTGATTAAAGCCGATGGTTTAGCCGCAGGTAAAGGCGTGATTATTGCTGCTAGCCAGGTTGAAGCTGATGCAGCCATTGACGATATGTTATCTGGTAATAAATTTGGCGAAGCGGGTTCACGCGTTGTTATCGAAGAATTTTTAAAGGGTGAAGAAGCCAGCTTTATCGTTATGGTTGATGGCAAAAACATTCTAGCCATGGCCACCAGCCAGGACCACAAAGCTCGCGACAATGGAGACTACGGTCCAAATACAGGCGGCATGGGTGCATACTCACCGGCACCTGTTGTGACTCAGGCAGTTCATGACTGGACCATCGCTAATGTTATTCGCCCAACGGTAGATGGCATGGCCGCTGAAGGTAACGTTTACACTGGATTTCTTTACGCGGGCTTGATGATTTCACCTGACGGTAGTGCAAAGGTACTTGAGTACAACTGCCGTTTTGGTGACCCAGAGACTCAGCCAATCATGATGCGTCTGCAATCTGATATCGTTGAACTGTGTTTAGCCGCCACTCGTGGTGAGTTAGATAAAGTCACCGCTGAGTTTGATTCACGTCCTGCTGTAGGTGTTGTTTTAGCCGCTGGCGGTTACCCAGATGCGTATCGTAAGCATGATGTGATTGATGGGTTATCACTTGGCGATAACAATGCCAAGGTATTCCATGCTGGCACTGAAATGAAAGACGGTCATGTGGTAACAAATGGTGGCCGAGTGCTATGTGCTACAGCATTAGGTAATACCGTTACTGAAGCGCAAAAAGCCGCTTACGCATTAGTAGATACCATCCATTGGGATGACGTTTACTTCCGCACCGATATTGCTTACCGTGCTATTGCGCGCGAGCAAGGTAAAGCATAA
- the rhlP gene encoding rhombotarget lipoprotein (RhlP (RHombo-target LipoProtein) is a family of predicted lipoproteins that, in general, co-occurs with a form of rhombosortase, and that has an apparent cleavage site for that enzyme, a GlyGly motif, near the C-terminus.), with protein MKSEMSVCLLVMFFLSACSAIVSQNTGKQTQSSSLMDFLYPDEKSRAEHQPEIPILKLPVKVGIAFVPSKNWGADGIHSKDQIELLEKVKQAFLQYDYIGHIEVIPSTYLKQGQGFDTLEQLSRLYDVDVMALVSYDQVTQSIENNAALLYWTIVGMYVIPGNENAVQTFVDTAVFDIKSKKMLFRAPGVSKLEKRTTAIGIDDTLAEKSLEGFGIAVDDMTTNLDAELARFKTRVKEDKVATVEHREGYSGGGSMGFYWVLLMSIAWLRRARKMNS; from the coding sequence ATGAAGTCTGAAATGAGTGTCTGTTTACTAGTAATGTTTTTTTTATCAGCCTGCAGTGCAATTGTCAGTCAAAATACCGGTAAACAAACACAATCCAGCAGTCTGATGGATTTTTTATATCCGGATGAAAAAAGTCGTGCTGAACATCAACCTGAAATTCCTATTCTAAAATTACCGGTAAAAGTGGGTATCGCGTTTGTGCCGTCTAAAAATTGGGGCGCTGACGGTATTCACAGCAAAGATCAAATCGAGTTACTTGAAAAAGTAAAACAGGCGTTTCTTCAATATGATTATATTGGCCACATTGAAGTCATCCCTAGCACTTACTTAAAGCAGGGCCAAGGGTTTGACACCTTAGAACAGCTATCAAGGCTATATGATGTCGACGTTATGGCGTTAGTGTCTTATGATCAAGTGACACAATCAATCGAGAATAACGCCGCACTTTTGTATTGGACCATAGTGGGCATGTACGTTATTCCGGGTAATGAAAACGCGGTACAAACATTTGTTGATACCGCCGTTTTTGATATCAAAAGTAAAAAAATGTTGTTCAGAGCGCCTGGGGTTAGCAAGCTTGAAAAAAGAACTACCGCGATTGGCATTGATGATACCTTAGCCGAAAAATCACTCGAAGGGTTTGGTATCGCCGTCGATGATATGACGACTAATCTAGATGCGGAATTAGCTCGATTTAAGACTCGAGTAAAAGAAGATAAAGTGGCTACAGTTGAACATAGAGAAGGCTACAGCGGTGGCGGTTCAATGGGTTTTTATTGGGTACTGCTAATGAGTATCGCATGGCTTAGACGAGCCAGAAAAATGAACTCTTGA
- the nhaC gene encoding Na+/H+ antiporter NhaC, whose translation MSQTTPSQPKQPSLLDALIPIVALILMLAAAVYLFSSDSSSGANQIALVLAACIAMVIGYKNGYSWNQMERGIVKSIGVATGALLILFSVGSLIGTWILAGTVPTMIYYGMQILNPQYFYSACCVLCAIVALSIGSSWTVAGTLGIALIGISSAMGLDVNITAGAIISGAYFGDKMSPMSDTTNLAPAVAGTDIFSHIKHMTWTTVPSITIALIGFTFLGLTAEATPVENQLTDSLALLERTFNPGFHLLIPLLVVLYLANRKMPAFPTVILGTLAGAVCAAIFQFDNVLAYVHDDAIPPLLALVKGIWIAMFDGYVANTGDAVLDNLLSRGGMSSMVTTVWLILCAMAFGGVMEVTGLLGRILQSILTLVTGTSSLIITTLGVCIGANVITADQYIAIVLPGRMLKMEYTNRKLAAVNLSRALEDSATVTSPLVPWNTCGAFMASTLGVATVAYLPYAFFNLVCPLISASYAYFNFKIEPLDERLVSDGTVVG comes from the coding sequence ATGTCTCAAACGACACCTTCACAACCTAAGCAACCTAGCTTGCTTGATGCGCTTATTCCGATCGTGGCATTAATTTTGATGCTAGCCGCTGCGGTATATCTTTTCTCATCTGATAGCTCATCGGGTGCCAACCAAATCGCCTTGGTATTAGCAGCCTGTATTGCCATGGTGATTGGCTATAAAAATGGCTACAGCTGGAATCAAATGGAGCGTGGCATTGTTAAAAGTATTGGGGTCGCGACCGGGGCATTACTTATTTTATTTAGTGTAGGCTCGCTGATCGGTACCTGGATTTTAGCCGGTACAGTGCCGACAATGATTTATTACGGTATGCAAATTCTTAATCCACAATATTTCTACAGCGCATGCTGTGTATTGTGTGCAATTGTTGCATTAAGTATTGGTAGCTCTTGGACGGTAGCCGGTACCTTAGGTATTGCGCTTATTGGTATCTCATCGGCCATGGGATTAGATGTTAATATCACTGCTGGCGCAATTATCAGTGGCGCGTATTTTGGTGACAAGATGTCGCCAATGTCTGACACTACTAACCTTGCACCGGCTGTAGCCGGTACCGATATTTTTAGTCATATTAAACATATGACCTGGACCACGGTTCCCAGTATTACAATTGCACTGATAGGCTTTACCTTTTTAGGCTTAACCGCTGAAGCCACCCCAGTAGAAAATCAATTAACTGATAGCTTAGCCTTACTTGAACGCACCTTTAATCCGGGATTCCACTTATTAATCCCCCTTTTAGTGGTGTTGTATTTAGCTAACCGTAAAATGCCTGCCTTTCCTACGGTCATTTTAGGCACACTTGCTGGCGCAGTATGTGCGGCAATATTTCAATTTGATAATGTATTAGCCTATGTGCACGATGATGCAATACCGCCGCTGCTGGCGTTAGTAAAAGGCATCTGGATTGCCATGTTTGACGGCTATGTTGCCAATACCGGCGATGCTGTATTAGATAACTTATTAAGCCGTGGCGGTATGAGTAGCATGGTGACGACTGTCTGGTTGATCCTGTGTGCCATGGCCTTTGGTGGCGTGATGGAAGTTACTGGCTTACTTGGCCGTATTTTGCAAAGTATTTTAACCCTAGTGACTGGCACATCTAGTTTGATCATTACTACACTCGGTGTGTGTATTGGCGCCAACGTGATCACTGCCGACCAGTACATTGCGATTGTGTTGCCAGGTAGAATGCTAAAAATGGAATATACCAACAGAAAACTTGCCGCGGTTAATTTAAGTCGCGCCCTTGAAGATTCTGCCACTGTCACTAGCCCGCTTGTTCCCTGGAATACCTGTGGTGCCTTTATGGCCAGTACCTTGGGTGTCGCGACAGTGGCTTATCTACCCTATGCATTCTTTAACTTAGTTTGCCCATTAATTAGTGCATCATATGCTTATTTCAATTTCAAAATTGAACCGCTAGATGAGCGCTTGGTCAGTGACGGTACTGTTGTAGGCTAA
- a CDS encoding NAD(P)/FAD-dependent oxidoreductase has protein sequence MQLYDPLVNPTPQQQPQPNSYWASTVQLPQPGTALKGSHQTDVAIIGGGYTGLLTAYYLATEFNIDCHVLEANQVGFGASARNAGFVLKGSGRLGYSAMAQRWNIDTAKGIYGEFTEAVERVSGLIKQHQISCDVQDTGYLKVAHNPKALAQLQAAAGFIQQHFGDGAEFIDRNTFCDQYMNHQQAYGALRLNDGFGINPLKLLLGYKQMVQQAKVSISEQSCVLEWHQEGGKHRLITESGELTANKVICAGNAYTPKQFSPILDNKYLPILSNVIVTEPLTADELQQAGIYTSQVTMDTRILKYYYRLLPDNRLLFGGRGAVWGKDGANPVYGQRLKMALDKCFPALKHKAIAYNWTGWIAASFDDMPHVFAQSGVGYSLGYCGAGVSFSSQAAYRLAQSMAGVAPPNLPLYRQPLPAQPVSILPFGQLKRLGQWGYYHYGWMKDRFG, from the coding sequence ATGCAACTTTATGATCCCCTTGTTAATCCCACTCCACAACAGCAACCCCAGCCTAATAGCTATTGGGCAAGTACGGTTCAATTACCCCAGCCTGGTACCGCACTAAAAGGTTCTCATCAAACCGATGTGGCTATTATTGGCGGCGGCTACACTGGATTATTAACTGCTTATTATCTAGCGACTGAATTTAATATTGATTGTCACGTGTTGGAAGCTAATCAGGTTGGCTTTGGTGCCAGTGCTCGTAATGCGGGATTTGTTTTAAAAGGTTCTGGTCGATTGGGCTATAGCGCCATGGCACAGCGTTGGAATATTGATACCGCCAAAGGTATTTATGGTGAGTTTACCGAGGCGGTTGAGCGGGTATCAGGATTAATTAAACAGCATCAAATTAGCTGTGATGTGCAGGACACCGGTTACTTAAAAGTCGCCCATAACCCAAAAGCGCTCGCACAACTGCAAGCCGCCGCGGGGTTCATTCAGCAACACTTTGGTGATGGGGCTGAGTTTATCGACCGCAACACTTTTTGTGATCAGTACATGAATCACCAGCAAGCTTATGGTGCATTAAGGCTAAATGATGGTTTTGGGATTAATCCGCTCAAATTGCTACTGGGTTATAAACAGATGGTACAGCAAGCCAAAGTGTCGATATCAGAGCAATCTTGCGTGCTTGAATGGCATCAGGAGGGCGGAAAGCATCGCTTAATAACCGAGTCCGGTGAGCTTACTGCCAATAAGGTGATTTGTGCCGGTAATGCTTATACGCCAAAACAATTCTCGCCAATTCTCGATAATAAATATTTGCCAATACTCAGTAATGTCATTGTGACTGAGCCACTTACCGCCGATGAATTACAACAAGCAGGTATTTATACTTCGCAAGTCACCATGGATACTCGCATATTAAAATATTACTACCGCTTACTGCCTGATAACCGCTTGTTGTTTGGTGGCCGCGGCGCGGTATGGGGCAAAGACGGTGCTAACCCTGTGTATGGTCAAAGGCTAAAAATGGCCTTAGATAAATGCTTTCCTGCATTAAAACACAAAGCCATTGCCTATAACTGGACCGGCTGGATAGCGGCATCGTTTGATGATATGCCACATGTATTTGCACAAAGTGGAGTGGGTTATAGCCTAGGTTATTGTGGTGCAGGAGTGTCTTTTAGCAGCCAAGCGGCTTATCGATTGGCGCAAAGTATGGCAGGTGTTGCACCGCCTAATTTGCCTTTATATCGTCAGCCGTTACCTGCGCAGCCTGTATCTATACTACCTTTTGGCCAGTTAAAGCGTTTAGGTCAATGGGGTTATTATCATTATGGCTGGATGAAAGACCGCTTTGGCTAA
- a CDS encoding GNAT family N-acetyltransferase, producing MIRTLQQNDFKAVLLLGEQVHGQGYMDMDELTAIYHKGIKNGINANFVAIENDELLGFRLTYAAGKWQQDQWCTVALWGVNFDDVCYFKSNTIAEHGRGKGLGGQLLQASKEAVIVQGAKAGVSHLWQQSPNNAAVRYFTKAGGQLIKQHPQRWHQRHVGEDYICVLCGADCHCVACEMLLVF from the coding sequence GAACATTACAACAAAATGATTTTAAAGCGGTATTACTATTAGGTGAACAAGTACACGGTCAGGGCTATATGGATATGGATGAACTGACAGCCATTTATCATAAAGGCATAAAGAATGGCATTAATGCTAACTTTGTTGCCATTGAAAACGATGAATTACTGGGTTTTCGATTAACCTATGCCGCAGGTAAATGGCAACAGGATCAATGGTGTACTGTAGCGTTGTGGGGCGTTAACTTTGATGATGTGTGTTACTTTAAGTCAAATACCATTGCTGAACATGGCCGAGGTAAAGGGTTAGGAGGACAACTTTTACAAGCCTCTAAAGAAGCGGTTATTGTACAAGGTGCTAAAGCTGGCGTGAGTCATTTATGGCAACAAAGCCCCAATAATGCTGCGGTACGATATTTTACCAAAGCCGGTGGGCAATTGATTAAGCAGCATCCTCAACGATGGCATCAACGGCATGTGGGAGAGGATTATATCTGTGTACTTTGCGGCGCTGATTGTCACTGTGTAGCATGTGAAATGCTGTTAGTTTTTTAA